A single genomic interval of Adhaeribacter pallidiroseus harbors:
- a CDS encoding glycoside hydrolase family 16 protein, with amino-acid sequence MTHYKTKALFTCSVLACSLSLFAQNPKSNTVKSAVKEKVVFFDDFSGATLDRTKWNVIVTGFHVNNEQQAYVDSAATVSISKKPTETAGAKNGVLVLQPQFSPGFVTKDGKKFDFLSGRIDTRKKVDFTYGTASARMKLPAGAGFWPAFWAMGDGKWPDNGEIDIMENVGEPDWTGIALHGPGYSGETPLVNKGFLKPGTDITQWHVYSVDWTPDSLVFKVDDAVIYRATRPMVEHYGKWTFDNPKYLIVNLALGGAYPYKTNGVKTLYNGIPEATVQKIKNGQGKVLVDWVKITK; translated from the coding sequence ATGACCCATTATAAAACGAAAGCACTCTTTACCTGTTCGGTACTTGCATGTTCCTTGTCGCTTTTTGCCCAAAACCCGAAATCCAATACAGTAAAATCCGCAGTTAAAGAAAAGGTAGTTTTCTTCGACGATTTTTCGGGCGCTACCCTGGATCGTACCAAGTGGAATGTAATTGTAACGGGCTTTCATGTAAATAACGAACAGCAAGCCTACGTTGATTCGGCGGCTACCGTGTCTATTTCTAAAAAACCAACTGAAACGGCGGGAGCAAAAAATGGCGTACTGGTACTGCAACCGCAATTTAGTCCGGGGTTTGTAACCAAAGACGGGAAAAAGTTTGATTTTCTTTCCGGTAGAATAGATACGCGCAAAAAGGTGGATTTTACCTACGGTACCGCCTCGGCCCGCATGAAGTTACCAGCCGGTGCCGGTTTCTGGCCGGCCTTTTGGGCCATGGGCGACGGTAAATGGCCTGATAACGGCGAGATTGATATTATGGAAAACGTAGGTGAACCCGACTGGACCGGTATTGCTTTACACGGCCCGGGTTACTCCGGCGAAACTCCCCTGGTAAACAAAGGCTTTTTAAAACCAGGCACGGATATTACCCAATGGCACGTGTACTCCGTCGATTGGACTCCGGATTCGCTGGTTTTTAAAGTAGACGATGCTGTTATATACCGGGCAACCCGCCCCATGGTAGAACATTACGGCAAATGGACTTTTGATAATCCCAAGTACTTAATTGTAAACCTGGCTTTAGGTGGCGCTTACCCTTATAAAACCAACGGCGTAAAAACCCTTTACAACGGCATCCCGGAAGCTACGGTACAAAAAATTAAAAACGGCCAAGGCAAAGTACTGGTGGATTGGGTAAAGATTACGAAGTAA
- a CDS encoding sialidase family protein has protein sequence MKQYYLTRTLVIFLNLFLFTQCKDDSGTDPVNPPVSNVHPDEQPPVDNTTPTLTIQWEATATKLSHNVYSAEYGRMHRVKGDTLLFTYHFGPQGEEWDNIALKRSIDGGTTWSEAEVLVADTDPNYYGFSNPDILVAQNGDVLLTYTGRGRPDDNVHANIQVRLSKDRGWTFGPPTLIPTGRAWEPAIIQLPNGELELFYSSEANWWPSTNPQQEIRMVSSTDNGLSWGNSKSVAYTAGMRDGMAVPLVLKDNKGIVFPIESVNNSKSPWVVWSSLEAKFNYAGAGTVQNNRRWLATSENIWGGAPYIIQLPTGETILSCQDAGGRSVGSDWKKNTMLVLTGNSLAQKFTNISYPWPNLPANEGAYYSSLFLKDASTLVLVTTRNFADGHSEIYLKEGYIQR, from the coding sequence ATGAAACAATATTACCTTACCCGTACACTTGTAATTTTTTTAAATTTATTCCTCTTTACGCAATGTAAAGACGACTCCGGCACCGATCCGGTGAACCCGCCCGTCAGCAACGTTCACCCGGATGAACAGCCGCCCGTCGATAATACCACGCCCACGCTTACTATTCAATGGGAGGCTACGGCTACTAAATTATCGCACAACGTGTACTCCGCGGAGTACGGCCGCATGCACCGGGTAAAAGGCGATACCTTGTTGTTTACCTACCATTTTGGGCCGCAGGGCGAAGAATGGGATAACATTGCGCTAAAAAGAAGCATAGATGGTGGTACCACCTGGTCGGAAGCCGAGGTTTTGGTGGCCGATACCGATCCGAATTACTACGGATTTTCGAACCCGGATATTTTAGTGGCGCAAAATGGCGATGTGCTCCTGACCTACACGGGCCGGGGCCGCCCCGACGATAATGTGCACGCGAACATTCAGGTACGCCTCAGCAAAGACCGGGGCTGGACTTTTGGGCCACCTACTTTAATTCCAACGGGGCGGGCCTGGGAACCGGCCATTATACAATTGCCCAACGGCGAGCTGGAATTATTTTACTCCAGCGAAGCCAACTGGTGGCCCAGTACCAATCCGCAACAGGAAATCCGGATGGTTTCCTCTACAGACAATGGTTTAAGTTGGGGCAATTCCAAATCTGTAGCTTATACTGCGGGTATGCGCGATGGCATGGCGGTGCCCCTGGTTTTAAAAGATAACAAAGGCATTGTGTTCCCGATTGAATCGGTAAATAACTCCAAATCGCCGTGGGTGGTGTGGTCGTCGCTGGAAGCTAAATTTAATTACGCGGGGGCCGGCACGGTGCAAAACAACCGGCGCTGGCTAGCTACTTCCGAAAATATCTGGGGCGGCGCACCTTACATCATCCAACTACCAACCGGCGAAACTATTCTGTCGTGCCAGGATGCGGGTGGCCGATCAGTAGGTTCCGATTGGAAAAAGAATACCATGCTGGTGCTCACGGGCAACAGCCTGGCGCAAAAGTTCACGAACATTAGTTACCCCTGGCCCAATTTACCCGCGAACGAAGGCGCCTACTACAGTTCTTTATTTTTAAAAGACGCAAGTACTTTGGTGCTGGTTACTACCCGCAATTTCGCCGATGGACACAGCGAAATTTACCTGAAAGAAGGTTACATTCAGCGGTAA
- a CDS encoding ligand-binding sensor domain-containing protein: protein MLVNSSLFAQLKNEGVPFINNFTQKNYKASPQNGAIVQDNRGVLFFGNNYGFLEYDGNRWRLVELPNKTIVRSLAKDNKGRIYVGGQNDFGYLQPDAQGQMSYVSLKPLIPQKYKEFEDVWDIYPTKEGVYFATSAGLYRLQNNQVNYYPAPTGQGGSSFYVQEQLFMRVPGKGIYEFKNGRATFIPNSEALAPYNIVDMLPFTDNRILMVTMEHGIFVYDGYSSFKPWKTPAEDFFKKNRLSCAIALANGYAIGSTLGGLLLLDQNGNPQKLLNRENGLQNSHIQHIYQDNSGNLWLGLNNGIDYVEINSPFTLFNAKNGVPGTGYASFLHAGKMYLGTNDGLYCKKWPTEESPLHPEPFQLVAGTQGQVNNIQQIHDKALLAHHNGPFELINDQAVRISEHTGTWLFLALKSHPGYVLCGTYNNLLLYKLEAGNLVFVRQIAGFKESSRIMEEDAAGNIWISHVYKGIYKLKLSANLDKVENLKFYDARHGFPSNLFINVYKINNQLVFTGEKGIYQYNPQKDYFEENEEFSKYFDKNKPVRKLIQDREGNIWFAAGDEMGVLQKRGDGTYTLEKKIFNKLQGRLVAGFEHIAAYNPTTVIIGTNEGFVRYNPTFSLNKKPENAFSTLIRQVEITGGTRDSLLTAGAYLVKGVTTTIQPTGKMPHLPYRLNSLRFTYSATAYEESDKMQYQYFLEGYDKNWSAWTVATQKEYTNLVEGTYVFHVRGQDIYNKTGTEATYTFTVSPPWYRTGWAYAAYIIIGVSLLLLLKKIIEQREKKERERLQQEQEKALRLQEAQHAEQVLKAEKEIIKLNNDKLENELQHKNKELASSAMHVTQSLDSIQRLKDQLQETMIRISDGEALHQLRKLLRSVEEEINFENNWEQFEIHFNQIHQDFIKRLRCEYPQLTHRDIKLCTYLRLNLSSKEIASLLNLSLRGIETSRYRIRKKMNLEQDINLTEFILKY from the coding sequence TTGCTGGTTAATTCTTCTTTATTCGCGCAGCTAAAAAACGAGGGAGTACCGTTTATCAATAATTTCACGCAGAAAAACTATAAAGCTTCGCCGCAAAACGGGGCCATTGTGCAGGATAACCGGGGCGTGCTATTTTTTGGCAATAATTACGGTTTTCTGGAATACGATGGCAACCGCTGGCGCCTGGTGGAGTTGCCGAACAAAACCATTGTGCGGTCGTTGGCGAAAGATAACAAAGGCCGGATTTACGTGGGCGGGCAAAACGATTTCGGGTACCTGCAACCCGATGCCCAGGGGCAAATGAGCTATGTTTCCTTAAAGCCACTTATTCCTCAAAAATACAAAGAGTTTGAAGACGTCTGGGATATTTACCCGACTAAAGAAGGCGTTTACTTTGCTACCAGTGCCGGCTTATACCGGCTGCAAAACAACCAGGTAAATTACTACCCGGCACCAACGGGGCAGGGCGGCTCTTCCTTCTACGTGCAGGAGCAATTATTTATGCGGGTGCCGGGCAAAGGCATCTACGAATTTAAAAATGGCCGGGCTACGTTTATCCCCAACAGCGAAGCCCTGGCCCCATACAACATCGTGGACATGCTGCCGTTTACCGATAACCGTATTTTGATGGTAACCATGGAGCACGGCATTTTTGTGTACGATGGCTACAGTAGTTTTAAGCCCTGGAAAACGCCCGCCGAAGATTTTTTTAAAAAAAACCGGCTAAGCTGCGCTATTGCGCTGGCGAATGGCTACGCGATAGGGTCTACGTTGGGCGGCTTGCTGCTACTGGACCAAAACGGCAATCCGCAAAAGCTTTTAAACCGCGAAAATGGCTTGCAGAACAGCCATATTCAACACATTTACCAGGATAATTCCGGCAACTTGTGGCTGGGCTTAAACAACGGCATCGACTACGTAGAAATCAACTCGCCTTTCACGTTATTTAATGCTAAAAACGGCGTGCCGGGTACGGGGTACGCTTCGTTTCTGCACGCCGGCAAAATGTACTTAGGCACCAACGATGGGTTGTATTGCAAAAAATGGCCGACGGAAGAAAGCCCTTTGCATCCCGAACCTTTTCAGTTGGTGGCGGGCACCCAGGGCCAGGTAAACAACATCCAGCAAATACATGACAAGGCTTTACTGGCGCATCACAACGGCCCATTTGAACTCATAAACGATCAAGCCGTCCGAATTTCGGAACACACGGGCACCTGGTTGTTCCTGGCTTTAAAATCGCATCCGGGGTATGTGCTTTGTGGCACTTACAATAATCTTTTGCTTTACAAACTAGAAGCCGGCAACCTGGTGTTCGTACGCCAGATAGCTGGGTTCAAAGAATCGTCCCGGATAATGGAAGAAGATGCCGCGGGCAATATCTGGATTTCACACGTGTATAAAGGCATTTACAAATTAAAGCTATCCGCAAACTTAGATAAGGTCGAAAATTTAAAATTTTACGATGCCCGCCACGGTTTTCCGTCTAACTTGTTTATTAACGTGTATAAAATAAATAACCAGCTGGTGTTTACCGGCGAAAAAGGCATTTACCAATACAATCCGCAAAAAGATTACTTCGAAGAAAACGAAGAGTTTAGCAAGTATTTCGATAAAAATAAGCCGGTCCGGAAGCTGATTCAGGACCGCGAAGGCAATATCTGGTTTGCCGCCGGCGACGAAATGGGCGTGTTGCAAAAGCGGGGCGACGGCACGTACACCCTCGAAAAGAAAATTTTCAACAAACTGCAAGGCCGCCTGGTAGCGGGGTTTGAACACATTGCCGCTTATAACCCCACCACCGTTATCATTGGTACCAACGAAGGCTTTGTGCGGTACAATCCTACCTTTTCTTTAAATAAAAAACCGGAGAATGCTTTCTCTACCTTAATCCGGCAAGTAGAAATCACCGGCGGAACCCGCGATTCTTTGTTAACGGCGGGCGCGTATTTGGTTAAAGGCGTAACCACGACTATTCAGCCCACTGGTAAAATGCCGCACCTTCCGTACCGGCTAAATTCCTTACGCTTTACTTACAGCGCTACTGCCTACGAAGAATCGGATAAAATGCAGTACCAGTATTTCCTGGAAGGCTACGATAAAAACTGGTCGGCGTGGACCGTAGCTACCCAAAAAGAATACACTAATTTAGTAGAAGGCACCTACGTGTTTCACGTACGGGGCCAGGATATTTACAACAAAACCGGCACCGAAGCCACGTATACTTTCACGGTTTCGCCGCCCTGGTACCGAACCGGCTGGGCGTATGCGGCTTATATTATTATCGGGGTTTCGCTGCTTTTATTACTCAAAAAAATAATAGAACAACGCGAAAAAAAAGAGCGCGAAAGGTTACAACAAGAACAGGAAAAAGCCTTACGGTTGCAGGAAGCCCAGCACGCCGAGCAAGTCTTAAAAGCCGAAAAGGAAATCATTAAATTAAACAACGACAAGCTGGAGAACGAGCTGCAGCATAAAAATAAAGAGTTAGCTTCTTCGGCCATGCACGTAACCCAAAGCCTGGACAGCATCCAACGTTTAAAAGACCAGCTCCAGGAAACCATGATCCGGATTAGCGATGGCGAGGCGCTGCACCAATTGCGGAAGCTGTTACGGTCCGTGGAAGAAGAGATAAATTTTGAAAATAACTGGGAACAGTTCGAAATACACTTCAACCAGATTCACCAGGATTTTATCAAACGCCTCCGCTGCGAGTATCCGCAACTCACCCACCGCGATATTAAATTATGCACCTATTTACGACTAAACCTGTCGAGTAAGGAAATTGCCTCTTTGCTGAATTTATCCTTACGCGGCATCGAAACCAGTCGCTACCGGATAAGAAAGAAAATGAACCTGGAACAGGACATTAACCTAACCGAGTTTATTTTAAAGTATTGA
- a CDS encoding RagB/SusD family nutrient uptake outer membrane protein, giving the protein MKKIIISSVIAVSLALGGCEKELDIENPNQATVEVFWKTADDAVKGVNAVYSTLHRGAISRWMPFYYIIRADEGTSRSPNVNLINNMQDFRITDYNFGEAYGIWNDNYVGIFRANQVLDNVPNITMDETQKQRVLGEAKFMRSLFYFHLVTLWGNVPLMLTTSTPADKPPTSPQADVWAQIEKDLTEAAAVLPLTYTGADLGRATKGAAQALLAKAYLQQRKFTQALVPLQALAEGEGKSVYSLMPNYRDNFLITSENNRESVFEWQFALNLTENHDDDIDPRVDNLNYGSSLPKFIAPPGGPGFSDGEANRWVVREFLQEETTNNQRDPRLAASFLYDSTDVRGPEFTVIYDQTFRERYGVDNQRVWFRKFLNDHWRTVDEAFNSPNNWRYIRYADVLLMYAEALNETGSTAQAYTYVDQVRQRAGLAKLSDAKPGLTKEQFLAQLKHERITELSGEGHRWNDLARWGDLGPALAPRDPGFANFEKGKHEFLPIPQQERDINPNLTQNPNW; this is encoded by the coding sequence ATGAAAAAGATAATAATAAGTTCCGTGATCGCCGTAAGCTTAGCATTAGGCGGCTGCGAAAAAGAATTAGATATAGAGAATCCGAACCAAGCCACCGTAGAAGTATTCTGGAAAACCGCCGATGATGCCGTAAAAGGTGTAAATGCCGTGTACAGCACCTTGCACCGGGGTGCTATTTCGCGCTGGATGCCGTTTTATTACATTATCCGAGCCGACGAAGGCACCAGCCGCAGCCCCAACGTAAACTTAATCAACAACATGCAGGACTTCCGGATAACCGATTACAACTTCGGGGAGGCCTACGGCATCTGGAACGATAATTACGTGGGAATTTTCCGGGCCAATCAGGTACTCGATAATGTACCCAATATCACCATGGACGAAACGCAAAAGCAACGGGTACTGGGCGAAGCCAAATTTATGCGCAGCTTGTTTTATTTTCACCTGGTAACCTTGTGGGGCAATGTGCCGCTGATGCTCACTACTTCTACGCCTGCCGATAAACCACCTACCTCCCCGCAGGCTGATGTATGGGCGCAAATTGAAAAAGACCTGACCGAAGCCGCTGCTGTTTTACCACTTACCTATACTGGCGCCGACCTGGGCCGGGCTACCAAAGGCGCGGCGCAAGCTTTGTTAGCCAAAGCGTATCTGCAGCAACGTAAATTTACCCAAGCTTTGGTACCGCTGCAAGCCTTGGCAGAAGGCGAAGGAAAATCGGTATACAGCCTGATGCCCAATTACCGGGACAATTTTTTAATTACCTCGGAGAATAACCGGGAGTCAGTATTTGAGTGGCAGTTTGCGTTAAACCTTACCGAAAACCACGACGATGACATTGACCCGCGGGTAGATAATTTAAATTACGGCTCGTCGCTGCCCAAATTTATAGCGCCGCCGGGTGGCCCGGGCTTTTCCGATGGCGAAGCCAACCGGTGGGTAGTACGGGAATTTTTACAGGAAGAAACCACCAACAACCAAAGAGATCCACGTTTAGCCGCATCTTTCTTGTACGACTCTACCGATGTACGCGGTCCGGAATTTACGGTCATCTATGACCAAACCTTTCGGGAACGTTACGGCGTAGATAACCAACGAGTATGGTTCCGGAAGTTTTTGAACGATCATTGGCGCACCGTAGACGAAGCTTTTAACTCGCCTAATAACTGGCGCTACATCCGGTACGCCGATGTGCTACTCATGTACGCCGAAGCTTTAAACGAAACCGGCAGTACCGCCCAGGCTTATACCTACGTGGATCAGGTACGGCAAAGAGCGGGTTTGGCCAAGTTATCCGATGCGAAACCGGGTTTAACCAAAGAACAGTTTCTGGCGCAGCTCAAACACGAAAGAATAACCGAACTGTCCGGCGAAGGTCACCGCTGGAACGACCTGGCCCGCTGGGGTGATCTGGGGCCAGCACTGGCGCCCCGCGATCCGGGCTTTGCGAATTTCGAAAAAGGCAAACACGAGTTTTTACCCATTCCGCAACAGGAAAGAGATATTAACCCGAACCTGACGCAGAATCCGAATTGGTAG